One window of the Oncorhynchus keta strain PuntledgeMale-10-30-2019 chromosome 31, Oket_V2, whole genome shotgun sequence genome contains the following:
- the LOC118364051 gene encoding toll-like receptor 1, with the protein MEGMEVLDISNNRLQDNILFNQRCDYRGTMPALRSFNVSTNQLTSLKDLASLTREFKQLKVLDVSHNMLGSAEKSRNCNWMQNITQVIAHHNRFESGAVQCLPTTVQFLDLSYCDLDQLDMAYFQQTISLKELLLNGNKIKFIPSGWRSRSLQSLALDGNSFGLISMGSFQDMPQLSRLTAGNNPFHCTCDLHAFIQDTISKRKVNITDWPENYKCYHPEALLNTAVANFFPGHVACDIRLVIIICVATTAAVVLVLMLICYIFNVPWYTKATYQILRAKYRAHQEGTSGKSQIYAYHAFISYSHPDADWVRDQLLPCLENSKPPYRLCIHERDFMPGKWIIDNIIENIESSEKVIFVLSHHFVNSDWCNYELYFAQQRAISKTFSDVILVVKEPIDPESLPSKYCKLKKMLNTKTYLEWPQQVKQQTFFWAQLRSCLGKPTVTREQALSGRSSSVSSVGAVPVIEIPLEDEKPAIAMPNLDREAELHKVVPQEIKNLFSEKCRVLWAKTDPCSRGMRQNKPSM; encoded by the exons ATGGAAGGCATGGAGGTTTTGGACATATCAAACAACCGCCTGCAGGACAACATCCTCTTCAACCAGAGATGCGACTACAGGGGCACCATGCCGGCTCTTCGTTCCTTCAATGTCAGCACCAACCAACTGACAAGCCTTAAGGACTTAGCCTCCCTGACCAGGGAGTTCAAACAGTTGAAGGTCCTGGATGTCAGCCACAACATGCTTGGCTCTGCTGAGAAGAGTCGCAACTGTAACTGGATGCAGAACATCACCCAGGTGATCGCTCACCACAACCGATTCGAAAGTGGTGCCGTCCAGTGTCTGCCCACCACAGTACAATTCCTGGACCTCTCGTACTGTGACCTGGACCAGCTGGACATGGCCTACTTCCAACAAACCATCAGCCTCAAGGAGCTCCTGCTCAATGGGAACAAGATCAAGTTCATCCCCTCTGGGTGGAGAAGTCGCTCCTTGCAGTCACTGGCTCTGGATGGGAACTCCTTTGGGCTCATCAGCATGGGCTCCTTCCAGGACATGCCCCAGCTTTCTCGACTGACAGCAGGGAACAACCCATTCCACTGCACATGCGACCTCCACGCCTTCATCCAGGACACAATTTCCAAGAGGAAGGTCAACATCACTGACTGGCCAGAGAACTACAAGTGTTACCACCCAGAGGCCCTGCTCAATACCGCTGTGGCAAATTTCTTCCCGGGTCACGTGGCCTGCGATATCAGACTGGTCATCATCATCTGTGtggctactactgctgctgtggTTTTAGTGTTGATGCTTATATGCTACATATTCAATGTTCCCTGGTACACCAAAGCCACATATCAGATCCTCAGAGCCAAATACAGGGCTCATCAGGAAGGAACATCTGGAAAATCACAAATCTATGCTTACCATGCATTCATCTCCTATAGCCACCCGGAtgcagactgggtcagggaccaGTTGTTGCCCTGCTTGGAGAACAGCAAGCCCCCCTACCGACTCTGTATCCATGAGAGAGACTTCATGCCAGGAAAATGGATAATCGACAACATCATTGAAAATATTGAGAGCAGCGAAAAG GTCATATTTGTGTTGTCACACCACTTTGTGAACAGCGATTGGTGCAACTACGAGCTCTACTTTGCCCAGCAAAGAGCCATCAGCAAGACCTTCAGTGATGTTATTCTGGTGGTTAAAGAACCCATCGACCCTGAATCTCTGCCCAGCAAGTATTGTAAGCTCAAGAAGATGCTGAACACCAAAACGTACTTAGAGTGGCCCCAGCAAGTCAAGCAGCAGACCTTCTTCTGGGCTCAACTTAGGAGCTGCCTGGGCAAGCCCACAGTGACTAGAGAGCAGGCTCTTAGTGGTAGGAGCAGCAGTGTATCCTCAGTTGGCGCTGTGCCTGTGATAGAGATTCCTCTAGAGGATGAGAAGCCAGCGATAGCTATGCCAAATTTAGACAGAGAAGCAGAGCTCCACAAAGTAGTTCCTCAGGAGATCAAAAATCTTTTCAGTGAGAAGTGCAGAGTTTTGTGGGCAAAGACTGATCCCTGTAGCCGTGGCATGAGACAAAATAAGCCAAGCATGTAG